From a single Oreochromis niloticus isolate F11D_XX linkage group LG4, O_niloticus_UMD_NMBU, whole genome shotgun sequence genomic region:
- the LOC100711021 gene encoding cysteine protease ATG4D, giving the protein MNPSTSYAQFVGQSAADDLMDDWVFFSTESAPSQGLEESRDDQEVEDTGRFKDKLVSAWNSVKYGWTLKQKSKFSKRSPVFMLGKSYELKDEGEQQHFRRCFASLLWFTYRRGFRPLPGSSLTTDSGWGCVLRSSQMLLAQGLLLHLMSPGWTWSGNQRVVKDDMDLIHSVNDGFSSSERESKRSRHLSWGSILDRPTEGTPRRILRWFADNPTAPFGIHRLVELGKSSGKKAGDWYGPSIAAHILRKAVEASVVDLPNLVAYVAQDCTIYLQDVRKLCERPLPQHWKSVLILVPVRLGGQDLNPSYITSVKKLLMLECCIGIIGGKPKHSLFFVGFQDDHLLYLDPHYCQPTVDVTKNFPLESFHCKNPRKMPFSRMDPSCTIGFYAKGQMEFESLCTSVNEAVSASAETYPMFIFEEGKTREEARANTPTHSVTFLQRKTQLGRVDTSNSMDEFVLL; this is encoded by the exons ATGAATCCTAGCACCTCCTATGCTCAGTTTGTGGGTCAGTCTGCTGCTGATGACCTCATGGATGATTGGGTCTTCTTCTCTACTGAATCAGCTCCATCTCAGGGCCTAGAAGAGAGCAGGGATGATCAGGAGGTAGAGGACACAGGCAGATTCAAAGACAAGTTGGTCTCAGCATGGAACAGCGTCAAATACG GCTGGACCTTGAAGCAAAAATCCAAATTTAGCAAGCGCTCGCCTGTGTTCATGCTGGGGAAATCCTACGAGCTCAAAGATGAAG GAGAGCAACAGCATTTTCGTCGCTGCTTTGCATCGCTCCTGTGGTTTACATACAGACGGGGTTTCCGTCCGCTCCCCGGCTCCTCTCTGACCACCGACAGCGGTTGGGGTTGTGTTCTACGCTCCAGCCAGATGCTGCTGGCACAGGGCCTGCTACTGCATCTGATGTCACCAG gttGGACCTGGTCTGGGAACCAACGTGTGGTCAAAGATGACATGGACCTGATTCACTCTGTGAACGATGGATTTAGTTCGAGTGAAAGGGAAAGCAAGAGAAGTCGACATTTGAGCTGGGGGTCCATCCTGGACAGACCCACGGAGGGTACACCCAGAAGGATTTTACGCTGGTTTGCAGACAACCCCACAGCTCCCTTTGGCATACATCGGCTTGTAGAACTGGGCAAAAGCTCAGGGAAGAAGGCTGGGGACTGGTATGGTCCATCCATTGCGGCACATATCCTCCG GAAAGCTGTGGAAGCTTCAGTAGTGGACCTTCCCAATCTAGTTGCGTATGTAGCACAAGATTGCACCA TCTACCTGCAGGATGTGAGGAAGTTGTGCGAACGGCCTCTCCCTCAGCACTGGAAATCTGTCCTCATCCTGGTTCCTGTGCGTCTTGGCGGACAAGATCTCAATCCATCCTACATCACCAGTGTCAAA AAACTCTTGATGTTGGAGTGCTGCATCGGGATCATTGGCGGCAAACCAAAGCACTCTTTGTTCTTCGTTGGCTTCCAGG ATGACCATCTGCTGTACTTGGACCCTCATTACTGTCAGCCCACAGTGGATGTAACAAAGAACTTTCCCTTGGAG TCGTTTCACTGTAAGAATCCCAGGAAAATGCCTTTCTCTCGCATGGACCCCAGCTGCACCATCGGATTTTATGCAAAAGGACAAATGGAGTTTGAGTCATTATGCACAAGTGTTAATGAG GCTGTCTCAGCGTCTGCAGAGACATACCCCATGTTTATATttgaagaaggaaaaacacgGGAGGAAGCGAGAGCAAACACACCCACGCACAGCGTCACCTTCCTACAGAGGAAGACCCAACTGGGAAGAGTTGATACAAGCAACAGCATGGACGAGTTTGTTCTATTGTAA